The following proteins come from a genomic window of bacterium:
- the hydE gene encoding [FeFe] hydrogenase H-cluster radical SAM maturase HydE: MDRLLANPAARPLAREDLITLLSLTAPEDVARLRRAAFDLATRSVGDEVYYRGIVEFSNECARNCHYCGIRAGNREVARYCLSHEEVVDCALWAAAMGYGSCVLQSGEKWDEDFVEFVEGCVREIKERSRGPELPDGLGVTLAVGEQTPETYRRFRAAGAHRYLLRIETTNPDLFARLHPAAQRFEDRVACLASLREAGFQVGTGVMIGLPGQTAADLADDILFFRDQDVDMIGMGPYIVHDQSPMRGLGMMPHDELLSLALNMIAVTRLALPDVNIAATTALQALAPDGRERGIACGANVIMPNLTPQDARRNYRLYEGKPCLDEGRDECRVCLQQRVETAGRTVARNAWGDSRRFLKRQRPPADRS; encoded by the coding sequence ATGGACCGACTGCTCGCCAACCCCGCCGCCCGGCCCCTCGCCCGCGAGGACCTGATCACCCTGCTGTCCCTGACCGCCCCCGAGGACGTCGCCCGCCTGCGCCGCGCCGCCTTCGACCTCGCCACCCGCAGCGTCGGCGACGAGGTCTACTACCGCGGCATCGTCGAGTTCAGCAACGAGTGCGCCCGCAACTGCCACTACTGCGGCATCCGCGCCGGCAACCGCGAGGTGGCGCGCTACTGCCTGTCCCACGAGGAGGTCGTGGACTGCGCCCTGTGGGCGGCCGCGATGGGCTACGGTTCCTGCGTGCTGCAGTCGGGCGAGAAGTGGGACGAGGACTTCGTGGAATTCGTCGAGGGCTGCGTGCGGGAGATCAAGGAGCGCAGCCGCGGACCGGAGCTGCCGGACGGGCTGGGCGTCACGCTGGCGGTCGGCGAGCAGACGCCCGAGACCTACCGCCGCTTCCGCGCGGCCGGCGCCCACCGCTACCTGCTGCGCATCGAGACCACCAACCCCGACCTCTTCGCGCGCCTGCACCCGGCGGCCCAGCGCTTCGAGGACCGCGTGGCCTGCCTGGCGTCGCTGCGCGAGGCGGGGTTCCAGGTCGGCACCGGGGTGATGATCGGCCTCCCGGGGCAGACCGCCGCGGACCTGGCCGACGACATTTTGTTCTTCCGCGACCAGGACGTGGACATGATCGGCATGGGCCCCTACATCGTGCACGACCAGTCGCCCATGCGCGGGCTGGGGATGATGCCGCACGACGAGCTGCTGTCGCTGGCCCTGAACATGATCGCGGTCACGAGGCTGGCCCTGCCGGACGTCAACATCGCCGCCACCACGGCGCTGCAGGCCCTGGCCCCCGACGGCCGCGAGCGGGGGATCGCCTGCGGGGCCAACGTGATCATGCCCAACCTCACGCCGCAGGACGCGCGCCGGAACTACCGGTTGTACGAGGGGAAGCCCTGCCTGGACGAGGGGCGGGACGAGTGCCGCGTCTGCCTGCAGCAGCGGGTCGAAACGGCCGGCCGGACGGTCGCGCGCAACGCGTGGGGGGATTCGCGGCGGTTCCTGAAGCGTCAGCGGCCGCCCGCCGATCGCTCCTAG
- a CDS encoding sensor histidine kinase KdpD, whose translation MTTPDERPDPDALLRRVQVEEGRRAGSALKIFFGYAPGIGKTYTMLESARRLRDAGVDVVVGCAETHGRAETAALLAGLEVLPRRDVAYRGTTLAEFDLDRALARRPAVLLVDELAHDNAPGSRHRKRWQDVLELLEQGIDVHTTLNVQHVESLNDVVSQITYVRVRETVPDSILERADEIEVVDLPPDELLERLRAGKVYIPEQARQAVDHFFRRGNLLALRELSLRRVAERIDADVRAYRHDYDIKATWPAAEHILVCVGPSPSSSRIIRGARRMAEGLRARWTAVYAEASDAFPMSPADEERLQGHLLLAESLGAEVVRLSGRRLADVLIDHAREHNVTRIVVGKPTHSRWRDRFTGSLVSRIVRGSGDIEVHFIAGDEAPDRPADGRARAPRRFDGKGYGVAALSVLAATAVGVLARDYLSQPDFVMMFLLTIMVAAYRYGRGPSLAAAGLAVAAYDFFFVPPFHTFSVEHARHLLTFLMMFAVGLVISGLTSRLRRQEHGARRRESRTAALYSLSRELASAQGAAQVARVTAAHAAAVFGGGAVVLTADAAGSLKEGGEGAAGLELSEEEFAVARWSAEHGRPAGGGTDTLPGSRVTCYPLRAGADTLGALAVATPSREMLAVEQRGFIEAFVRQAALAFERVRLVEEARVAALRARTEETRSALLGAVSHDLRTPLGAIVGAGSTLRDESGRLAPAQRQELCDTICSEAERMERLVANILDMVRLESGGIVPKREWVPLEETVGSALSRLEARLGARAVRLDLPPQLPLLSVDPVLFEQVFINLIENVIKHGGPDTPLEIAARAAGATLEIEVADRGPGLPAGAGEQVFEKFYRGPEVRTGGVGLGLAICRGIVHAHGGTIAAANREGGGAVFRIAMPLQEAPPAVAPASEAETPERGREP comes from the coding sequence ATGACGACCCCTGACGAACGGCCGGATCCGGACGCCCTGCTGCGCCGCGTGCAGGTCGAGGAGGGCCGCCGCGCCGGGTCCGCCCTGAAGATCTTCTTCGGCTACGCCCCGGGCATCGGCAAGACCTACACGATGCTGGAATCGGCGCGGCGCCTGCGGGACGCGGGCGTCGACGTCGTGGTGGGGTGCGCCGAGACCCACGGGCGGGCGGAGACGGCGGCGCTGCTCGCCGGCCTCGAGGTCCTGCCCCGCCGCGACGTCGCCTACCGCGGCACGACCCTCGCCGAGTTCGACCTCGACCGCGCCCTCGCCCGCCGCCCCGCGGTGCTGCTGGTCGACGAGCTGGCGCACGACAACGCCCCCGGCAGCCGCCACCGCAAGCGCTGGCAGGACGTCCTGGAGCTGCTCGAGCAGGGCATCGACGTGCACACCACGCTCAACGTCCAGCACGTCGAGAGCCTGAACGACGTCGTTTCCCAGATCACCTACGTCCGCGTGCGCGAGACGGTGCCGGACTCGATCCTCGAGCGGGCCGACGAGATCGAGGTGGTCGACCTGCCGCCCGACGAGCTGCTGGAGCGGTTGCGGGCCGGCAAGGTCTACATCCCGGAGCAGGCCCGCCAGGCCGTCGACCACTTCTTCCGCCGCGGCAACCTGCTGGCCCTGCGGGAGCTCTCGCTGCGCCGCGTCGCCGAGCGCATCGACGCCGACGTGCGCGCCTACCGGCACGACTACGACATCAAGGCCACCTGGCCCGCGGCGGAGCACATCCTGGTCTGCGTGGGGCCGAGCCCCTCGTCGTCGCGGATCATCCGCGGGGCGCGGCGCATGGCCGAGGGCCTGCGCGCGCGCTGGACCGCCGTCTACGCGGAGGCCTCGGACGCCTTCCCGATGTCGCCCGCGGACGAGGAGCGCCTGCAGGGCCACCTGCTGCTGGCCGAGTCGCTGGGCGCCGAGGTCGTCCGGCTGAGCGGCCGCCGATTGGCCGACGTGCTCATCGACCACGCCCGCGAGCACAACGTGACCCGCATCGTCGTCGGCAAGCCCACCCATTCCCGCTGGCGCGACCGGTTCACGGGCTCGCTCGTCAGCCGGATCGTGCGGGGCAGCGGCGACATCGAGGTCCACTTCATCGCCGGCGACGAGGCCCCCGACCGGCCCGCGGACGGGCGCGCGCGGGCGCCGCGGCGCTTCGACGGGAAGGGCTACGGCGTGGCGGCGCTGTCGGTCCTCGCGGCCACCGCGGTCGGGGTCCTGGCCCGCGACTACCTGTCCCAGCCCGACTTCGTGATGATGTTCCTGCTGACCATCATGGTGGCGGCCTACCGTTACGGGCGCGGGCCTTCGCTCGCCGCGGCGGGGCTCGCGGTGGCGGCCTACGACTTCTTCTTCGTGCCGCCCTTCCACACCTTCAGCGTGGAGCACGCGCGCCACCTGCTCACCTTCCTGATGATGTTCGCCGTGGGCCTGGTCATCAGCGGCCTGACCAGCCGGCTGCGCCGCCAGGAGCACGGGGCGCGGCGGCGCGAGAGCCGGACCGCCGCCCTCTACTCGCTGAGCCGCGAGCTGGCCTCGGCCCAGGGCGCGGCGCAGGTCGCGCGGGTCACCGCCGCGCACGCGGCCGCGGTCTTCGGGGGCGGGGCGGTGGTCCTGACGGCCGACGCCGCCGGCTCGCTGAAGGAAGGGGGCGAGGGCGCGGCCGGTCTCGAGCTGAGCGAGGAGGAGTTCGCCGTCGCCCGCTGGTCCGCCGAGCACGGCCGCCCGGCCGGCGGCGGCACGGACACGCTGCCGGGCTCGCGCGTGACCTGCTACCCGCTGCGGGCGGGCGCGGACACGCTCGGCGCGCTGGCGGTCGCGACCCCCTCGCGCGAGATGCTGGCGGTCGAGCAGCGGGGATTCATCGAGGCGTTCGTCCGGCAGGCGGCGCTGGCCTTCGAGCGCGTGCGTCTCGTGGAGGAGGCCCGGGTCGCGGCGCTGCGCGCCCGCACCGAGGAGACGCGCAGCGCGCTGCTCGGCGCCGTGTCGCACGACCTGCGTACGCCGCTCGGCGCGATCGTCGGCGCCGGCTCGACGCTGCGCGACGAGAGCGGGCGGCTCGCCCCGGCGCAGCGGCAGGAGCTGTGCGACACGATCTGCAGCGAGGCCGAGCGCATGGAGCGGCTCGTGGCGAACATCCTGGACATGGTGCGCCTGGAGTCGGGCGGGATCGTGCCGAAGCGCGAGTGGGTGCCGCTGGAGGAGACCGTCGGCTCGGCGCTCTCCCGGCTGGAGGCCCGGCTCGGCGCCCGCGCGGTGCGGCTGGACCTGCCGCCGCAGCTGCCGCTGCTCTCGGTGGACCCGGTCCTGTTCGAGCAGGTCTTCATCAACCTGATCGAGAACGTGATCAAGCACGGCGGCCCCGACACGCCCCTGGAGATCGCGGCCCGCGCCGCGGGCGCGACGCTGGAGATCGAGGTCGCCGACCGCGGCCCCGGCCTGCCCGCGGGCGCCGGGGAGCAGGTCTTCGAGAAGTTCTACCGCGGCCCGGAGGTGCGCACCGGCGGCGTGGGCCTGGGGCTGGCCATCTGCCGCGGCATCGTCCACGCGCACGGCGGGACGATCGCGGCCGCGAACCGCGAGGGCGGCGGCGCGGTCTTCCGGATCGCGATGCCGCTGCAGGAGGCGCCGCCGGCCGTCGCGCCGGCGTCGGAGGCGGAAACGCCGGAACGGGGGCGGGAGCCGTGA
- a CDS encoding serine hydrolase domain-containing protein, whose product MAPALRRLVLAAGLLCASSSFAADPLQAALARFLAANPSAPGVVAWVCCPRLGPDWTGAAGFAARDGGEPLTAAHTFRIASNTKTYVAAAVLRLAEQGRLSLDDPLGPHLTPEERELLAGDGFDLGAITLRHVLSHTSGLDEHSGDPRYAEAIYADPQHVWTRAEQVRRCVEWRDPVGAPGERYRYSDTGYVLLGGIVERLTGRPLGVAVHELLGYERLGLRSTWWELDEPPPAGAGPRAHQYIGESDTRDWHPSLDLFGGGGLVCDVRDLGTFMRLLLKGRVLRDEASLSAMTGGGTADYRLGLMCVELDGRLAWGHQGFWNTFVFHVPSLDLTVAGCVLDHDAANGRVLAGELVATIAELVATRGDRTH is encoded by the coding sequence GTGGCCCCCGCGTTGCGTCGACTGGTCCTGGCCGCCGGCCTGCTGTGCGCGTCGTCGTCGTTCGCGGCGGACCCTCTGCAGGCGGCGCTCGCGCGTTTCCTGGCCGCGAACCCGTCGGCGCCCGGAGTCGTCGCCTGGGTCTGCTGCCCGCGGCTGGGGCCGGACTGGACGGGGGCCGCCGGGTTTGCCGCTCGCGACGGCGGCGAGCCACTCACCGCGGCCCACACCTTCCGCATCGCCAGCAACACCAAGACCTACGTCGCGGCCGCCGTGCTGCGGCTGGCCGAGCAGGGGCGGCTCTCGCTCGACGACCCTCTCGGCCCCCACCTCACCCCCGAGGAGCGCGAGCTGCTGGCCGGCGACGGCTTCGACCTCGGGGCCATCACCCTGCGCCACGTCCTGAGCCACACCTCGGGCCTGGACGAGCACTCCGGCGACCCGCGCTACGCCGAGGCCATCTACGCCGACCCGCAGCACGTCTGGACCCGCGCCGAGCAGGTCCGCCGCTGCGTGGAGTGGCGCGATCCGGTCGGCGCGCCCGGCGAGCGCTACCGGTACTCGGACACCGGGTACGTGCTCTTGGGCGGCATCGTCGAGCGCTTGACCGGCCGGCCGCTGGGGGTCGCGGTGCACGAGCTGCTCGGCTACGAGCGGCTGGGGCTGCGGTCCACGTGGTGGGAGCTCGACGAGCCGCCGCCCGCGGGGGCGGGGCCGCGGGCGCACCAGTACATCGGGGAGAGCGACACGCGCGACTGGCACCCGTCGCTGGACCTGTTCGGCGGGGGCGGGCTGGTCTGCGACGTGCGCGACCTCGGGACGTTCATGCGCCTGCTGCTGAAGGGGCGGGTGCTGCGGGACGAGGCGAGCCTCTCGGCGATGACCGGCGGCGGCACGGCCGACTACCGGCTAGGCCTGATGTGCGTGGAGCTGGACGGGCGGCTGGCCTGGGGCCACCAGGGTTTCTGGAACACGTTCGTCTTCCACGTGCCGTCGCTGGACCTGACGGTGGCGGGGTGCGTGCTGGACCACGATGCGGCGAACGGGCGGGTGCTCGCCGGTGAACTGGTGGCGACGATCGCGGAACTGGTGGCGACGCGAGGTGACAGAACGCATTGA
- a CDS encoding response regulator, with the protein MSDLAARVLVVEDEQQMLRFLRTALTAQGYAILEAGTARDAVVEATTHNPELILLDLGLPDGDGIDLTRKFREWTRVPIIVISARGREDDKVAALDAGADDYLTKPFSVNELLARMRVALRHAAQAGTDTTSTVIEAGPLRVDQARREVAVDGREVRLTPTEYRLLVLFARNAGKVLTHRQILKEVWGPPYMGETHYLRVFMAQLRRKIETDPARPRLLVTEPGVGYRMKDL; encoded by the coding sequence GTGAGCGATCTTGCCGCGAGGGTGCTCGTCGTGGAGGACGAGCAGCAGATGCTGCGGTTCCTGAGGACCGCGTTGACGGCGCAGGGCTACGCGATCCTCGAGGCGGGGACCGCCCGCGACGCGGTCGTCGAGGCGACGACCCACAATCCCGAGCTGATCCTGCTCGACCTCGGCCTGCCCGACGGCGACGGCATCGACCTCACCCGGAAGTTCCGCGAGTGGACGCGCGTGCCGATCATCGTCATCTCCGCGCGCGGCCGCGAGGACGACAAGGTCGCGGCCCTCGACGCCGGCGCCGACGACTACCTCACGAAACCCTTCAGCGTGAACGAGCTGCTGGCGCGCATGCGGGTCGCCCTGCGCCACGCCGCGCAGGCGGGGACGGACACGACCTCGACCGTCATCGAGGCGGGGCCGCTGCGCGTCGACCAGGCGCGGCGCGAGGTCGCGGTCGACGGCCGCGAGGTCCGGTTGACGCCCACCGAGTACCGGCTGCTGGTGCTGTTCGCGCGCAACGCCGGCAAGGTGCTCACGCACCGGCAGATCCTCAAGGAGGTGTGGGGCCCGCCCTACATGGGCGAGACCCACTACCTGCGGGTCTTCATGGCCCAGCTGCGGCGCAAGATCGAGACCGACCCCGCGCGCCCCCGCTTGCTGGTCACCGAGCCGGGGGTGGGTTACCGGATGAAGGACCTCTAG